The Toxotes jaculatrix isolate fToxJac2 chromosome 17, fToxJac2.pri, whole genome shotgun sequence genomic interval caaacaaatgcagtgGCTTTGCTGATGAGAAATGATTTTCAGCTTCAGATGGGTTTACTGTTTTCATGAACAGAATAGAAATGCCTCTGTTGAGTGATGTCagcaaggtcaaaggtcaaagaaaaaggaattacaatgataagaaaaatatgaaaaaagatAGATGCAAATGGAAACAAAGTGCTGTAATGAAAGTATTGGTGGTTGGTTCCCAGGTTTGttcatgtctgtatttttttcagcGTTTGGCCTTTTTCAAGCCATGGCCCATGAGGCAGGCAAACATTGTCAGCACCATCTTGGGATTCACCTCCACCAAATCATCGGGCAGCGCGTAAACACGAGCTCCGATCTTACGGGCCAATGATATCGCATACCTagaagaggagcaggaagacAGAAGAGTTAGGGGACAATAATCAAGAGACAAATACAAGGAACAAAACcagttgaatttttttcttttacttggCATTGTTGAGTTTATCTGCATCGTTCAgaactcctctctctcctctcttcaccaTGTCCCACTTGACAGTACTGGGAGCAATGGCATCAATCAGATCAATTACTGGCAAACTGGTGCTGATCAGTTTGTCCTGCAGAGGATATGAAAACAAGGTCAAGTACACATATAGCCTtctatttacacaaacacaatatacacttacacacacaaaccttgaAGCTGCTGATCTGTGTGTCCTTGCGTTTCTCGCTCAGGGTGGAGTTGACCCAGCTGAGTATGATCTGATCGCCAACCTTTTCTCCATGGCCCAAATCTGACAAAACCAGCACTGTGTACCTGAAGGGTAACAAGCAGGAGTGATAACTGATACTGTACAAAGAGCAGCTATATCTAAACcagtgaaacagatgaaaatggTGACATGTCCCACGGCTCTGGATGGCACATGTACCTCCTCATCAGCTGCCAGAGCAGTGCCAGAGTGTGCATGGTGCTCCCCTCGTTCAGGTTTTCTCCTCCAATACCAACCAGAGAGAAGTGAGCTACATTCCTGCCCAGCTCCACAGCGTAGTTACAGTTCTccagctatatatatatatatatgtgaacgagtgagagagaaagagagagagaaaaacatttttttttaccaaccaaattgttttattgtgtttcacttgtgtgtttgtaggtaGTTGTACCTTCTTCATATTTGCCCCCAGCATAGGGTAAGGTGGGTTGTTGACTTTCTTCCAGTTCACAGGCACATTAACCCTCTCATAGAGCTGCAGAATCACCAAGCCGTCACACAGGTCCCTGCaaaagataaacacaaagaaagagacaaaagtcCATATATGTTCTCCATACATCTGTCAGGGGCTTTGAAGAGTTAGATTACATGTATTTAGGGTTACAGCAAAGGTAACTGTAATCCATGACCAGGGCCTTAGCTACCACTGAGGATATTCTTCAGAGGAAGGTTGATGTGTGTACTcttgttaacattttgcagatattttaaTATTGATCACATTGGCGTGTAACTCATGACATACCAGTACAGGTGGTTGACGTGAGGAGAGACGCCCAGAGAGTTGATCCAGTTGCgaaatgttttctcttctctggACTCACCTGGAAAgacatgaaaatgtgttaaacgTAATCATGTGTTCTACCAGTTGCCCCCATATAGCTGAATTCAGCTATAGcctacatacagtaaatgtagaTTTATGGCTGCCATAACCTGTTACACCCTGAAACATTCCTTTTTTATTGGCTTGTGAACTGTGTGTCTAACATCTAGTACATCTAGATTATGGTACATGTTCTGGATGTCTGGAACGTGCGTGTCTACGTGTCAGTATTTTATGACTGAATCTATTCATTGAGAACCACTGAAACGGCCTTAAGATCATGTGACGATACAGCCAAATCATACTGGACTAAATCTTTTGTTCTATGACAGGTGCATCTCACCCTCTATGTGTGCAGTCTCTAAGCCATTGGTGTTGACCTGAGCTTTCTGCAGAGCAGGATACGTGTTGAACAGATTGGCCACAAAGGCCAAGTTGAGTTTGCTGTTTCCAGATGTGACGTCATGAGGAGAAACgaactgtctgcagtccagcagGGCCGCCTGCTGCAGCATCAGCTCAGCCCTTCGATTCAAATCGGGCTCCTTCACATACACATGAAAAAGACACACATGTAAAtgcacagcacagacactgtaTACCCATAATTATACCAGAGTCTAATAGGGAGGTCACTTCTTTTTAGTGTAATATACGTACACTAAATCTGCAGGGGTGATACAGTGTACGGATACACTTCTCAGtatgtttttctcagttttcgctttcacatttaacattttctccTTGTGACTTGAAAAgtttataaaacaaacaaacttacaCTGAGGCCCCTCATGTCAATTCTGACACTCATTTTGAAGTCATTCTCTCCTTGGGAAGCTATCTGGTCCAACAGGTAGAAGTAAGCCCGAGAGTCCTACAGTGGCACAGTACAGA includes:
- the LOC121196865 gene encoding plastin-1-like; amino-acid sequence: MKVHKTEATMENHVTQISREDLEDLREAFDKIDIDNSGYVSDFELQELFREASFSLPGYKVREIIETFIAGDTNKDEKISFEEFVSIYQELKSKEFSETFRKTIARRDGIRSFGGTSGISSEGTQHSYADEEKVAFVNWINKALAKDPDCQHLLPMNPDDESLFTSVRDGILLCKMINLSQPDTIDERVINTKKLTTFRMTENLVLALNSASAIGCTVVSIDAHDLMAGKPHLVLGLLWQIIKVGLFADIEISRNEALIGLLKDGELLEHLLSLSPEELLLRWVNDHLRNAGTQTISNFSEDIKDSRAYFYLLDQIASQGENDFKMSVRIDMRGLSEPDLNRRAELMLQQAALLDCRQFVSPHDVTSGNSKLNLAFVANLFNTYPALQKAQVNTNGLETAHIEGESREEKTFRNWINSLGVSPHVNHLYWDLCDGLVILQLYERVNVPVNWKKVNNPPYPMLGANMKKLENCNYAVELGRNVAHFSLVGIGGENLNEGSTMHTLALLWQLMRRYTVLVLSDLGHGEKVGDQIILSWVNSTLSEKRKDTQISSFKDKLISTSLPVIDLIDAIAPSTVKWDMVKRGERGVLNDADKLNNAKYAISLARKIGARVYALPDDLVEVNPKMVLTMFACLMGHGLKKAKR